The Terriglobales bacterium sequence AGCCTTGGTTGCGAAGGCAACCTGGATCGGCGTTCCACTTGCGCCGGGCGTGAACGGTGTTCCTACCGGAGCAAAGGGATCGCGTATGGTTGGCGGAAGGAACGACGGATTGCTGGCAGGAATCGAATACCGCGCCAGATCGAGGAAGAAGCCGTAGTTACGCACGCTTTTACCCGCGCGCAGGGCTGCGTCCCAAAGGTAGCCGGCGCCGGTTTCGCCGTCAGGTCCGTCGGGCGCGGAGACATCCCCCGTCCCCGGGAGCAGGTCAGGATCGTTGGGCGTAAGCGGCAGCGCTGCCTTCCTTTCGGCAAGGGTGGCGAATCCAACGTTGATGTTGCGATTCGTGCCCTCGTAGTCATAGTTCAAACCGCGGCCGGCGTAGTTGATGGGCTCGGTTTTTTCGATGGAATCCGCAGCCCGGGCTGAGGTGCTCCAGTTCCATCCATCACCCGAGACCTCGCCGCTCGTATAAAAGTTATCGAGCGTAACAAACTGGCGGGCGATCTGGTGAAAGTTAGGAGTAATAGGCTCAGGGAACACGACAATCGAAGGATCACCGTTGCCTTCTTCCAGGTCGCCGAGGATCTGGTCATAGGTGCGGTTCTCTTTCAGGACGTAGATCACGTGCTTAATCTCGTGCCGCAGAGCGGAGATCAACTGCGAACCCTCACGCGCCTCGGCTGAGTCGAAGTTGTTGTTCTTGGCGACGGTCTCGGTCAAATCTTCAAGATCATCACCGGTGGGAACGGGCAAAGTGAGGAAGCCTGCCTTGGTCCTCTGCCAAACGTATTGGTTTGCAGCGGTGCAGGCATTCTGTGATCCGGGAGCGATGGAAGGCGTGTTGCGGCAGGCCATGGGCACGGGTCCGGTATTGCTCTTGCCGTTTACAACGTAAAGAATCGAACCGTTCTTGCTGAGGCTGACCGAATTGGGATACCACCCAGTGGGAATCAGCCCGACCACTTTGCTGTCGAGGTCGCCATCACCATCCTCATCCAGGCGGATCACCGCCACGGAATTTGTGCCGCCGTTGGTGACGTAAAGAGTCTTCTCATCGGGCGAGAGGGCGAGACTCGTAGGATTGGCTCCCTTGAAATCTTCTTCATTGCGGAAAACATTCCTGGGCGCCGTAACCTTTAAATAGGCCCGTACTTTATTGGTATTCGTGTCAATGACGGCTACACGGTCGGTCGCATCCAGCACGGCGAACAAGGTGTTTTCGGCCTTGTTGAAGATCGTCTTAAGTGGCTGGCCTTTGACCGGGATACGCGCTTTGATGGTAGGAGTGGAAGAGCTGATATCCACGACTACAATCTCGCGATCGCGAACGCTAGAGATATAAGCAGTGCTGTTGCACATGATGGATACCCAGAAAGGATATTCACCCCCGGCAACACCAGAATCCGCCGGATTGTTTCTGCCTGGCCGCAAATCCAGTTCGCCGATTTTTTTGCGTGTGACCGCACTCACGATGCTGATGGAGTCATTTTCATAATTCGCCACGATCAGGCGGGTGCCATCATCAGTCACAGCAATTCCCGCGGCTGCGGGCCCAACCAGGCCATCGGTTCCCAAACCATGGCCGAGCTGAACCGCGGCCGGCGCCTCGGCCCATCCCGTTGGTTTCAGATCGAATATATGGACGTTGTCATCGCTGCCGCCGGTAACGTAGAACTCCCTGCCGTTTGGGTTCCAGACGATGCCGTCAAAGGTGTTGGGGACCTGCACGACCTGCCGTTTTACCGGAGGATTCACCGAAATGTCGTAAACAAAAACATATTCGTTGGAAGCCGAGGCCACACCTGCGCCGGTGGAATCGGCATTGAGGTTGAAGCCACTGGTCAGAATCAGCAGGGTGTTGCCATCGGGGCTTGTGGCCGTGGTGGCTGCGTGGTCGGCAACAAAATCTGCAAACGGAGCCGGCAGATCCGGGTTCAAAGTTTGGAAGATGGAACCTTTTGCCGCCGCGGGCGTAATGGATTTGCCCGTGGGCAGTGGCTCAGCCGCCTTCAGGTTCAGCCAGGCTGATGACGCCATGACAGCGAGAGCGAAAACGCTCTTTAGAAGCTGGGGAATCTTCATTTTCTCACCTCAAGATTGTTTTAATTTGGGCTTAGGGTTGAAGTTTGAACTTCGATTACGAAGAGGCAATTGCTATACGGGAGAAAGCTAATCAAGCGGTATTGAGCGGACGTTAAATCAGCATTAAATGTTAATGAATTTGTTCGTGACAAAAGTCAGGAGATTCATCAAACCGTTGGAGCACTGTACGATCGGCCATGTCCACCTGCTGTGCAAAAGTAGTTGCATGACCAATCCCGGTTGAAGCGCGAGGGGCACGATGGCCCCATCGTAGAATGGATGGCGGTCTTAAAAAATAAAAATAGCAAAATAAAAACAGTGGAAGGCCCAATAAAATAAACGATCCAAGAGGCCCTTTCGTTTTATTTATACATGGTATTTGCTTTATTTATGGATATTGTTGCTGGCGGAGCCACCAACCTAGGTTACTCTTAAATAAGCATTTAAACGGAAACTCGGGGGCGACCAGACCAACGAGAGTGGGAATTCCCTGCCATTTCCTGCTGATCCGAAATTGAAAAAAATGAGCATTGAGAACAAAACGCGACTGCATTATCCCATGTTGAAGGTGCCTGAGGCGCAAGGATTGTATTGCCCACGGCACGAACACGACGCCTGCGGCATTGGATTTGTTGCCAGCATTGATGGCCAGAAATCTCACGACATTGTGCTGAAGGGCATTCAGGTCCTGATCAACCTCACCCATCGTGGCGCGTGTGGCTGCGATCCGGAAACTGGCGATGGCGCCGGTATCCTGATTCAGATTCCGCACTCTTTCTTTGCCCGCGAATGCGCGCGCATTGGATTCACTCTGCCGGCGCCGGGCGAATACGGCGTCGGAATGATATTTCTTCCGGTGGATCCCCAGGAGCGCATGCTGTGCGCCGGCATCCTCGAGAGGATTGCGAAGGAAGAAGGTCTCACCGTTCTGGGATGGCGCGACACGCCCATTGACGGCAACATGATCGGCCGGGTCGCGCGCAACACGCAGCCCTACATCGAGCAGATCTTCATCCGCCGGGGCCGTGGCATGGACCAGGACGCTCTCGAACGCAAGCTCTATGTAGTTCGCAAGCTGGCCGAGGCTGCAGTGGCCGAGTCGGACATGAAGGAAAAAGATTTCTTCTACATTCCTTCGCTTTCTTCGCGCACCATTGTCTACAAGGGACTGCTGCTGGCCCCGCAGATTCCGCATTTCTACCAGGAGCTCTCAGACGCCGAGGTGACCAGCGCCCTGTGCCTGGTTCACCAGCGCTTCTCGACGAACACGTTTCCCAGTTGGCAACTGGCGCATCCTTATCGCTACATCTGCCACAACGGCGAGATCAATACGCTGCGCGGCAACGTGAACTGGATGTACGCGCGCCAATCCGTACTCGCTTCTCCGCTGTTCGGCGACGACATGAAGAAGCTGTTCCCCATCATTACTCCCGGCGGCAGCGATTCCGCCATGCTCGATAATGCGGTCGAGCTGCTCACGCTGTCAGGACGCAGCCTTCCGCACGTGATGTCAATGCTGATCCCGGAAGCATGGGAGCGCGACGCCACCATGCCCGAAGACGTTAAAGCGTTTTATGAATACCATGCCTCCCTGATGGAGCCCTGGGACGGCCCGGCAGCCGTCGCCTTCACGGATGGGCGCGTGATCGGCGCGAAACTTGATCGCAACGGATTGCGGCCCGGCCGCTACCTGGTCACTCATGATGGATTGGTCGTGATGGCGTCGGAATCAGGTGTGCTGCCCATCAAGCCTGAAGAGATCCGCATGAAGGGCCGGCTTGCTCCCGGCCGCATGTTGCTGGTGGATACCGAGCAGAAGCGCCTCATCTCCGATGAAGAGGTCAAGAAGCAGCTCGCGGCGCGACAGCCCTACGCCCAGTGGATGAAGGAAAACCAGATCACGCTCGACCATCTGCCCAGTCCAAGACACGTCCACGCTCTGGATCATGGAACTCTGTTGACGCGCCAGCGCGCCTTCGGCTACACGGATGAAGACCTGAAAACCATCTTGTATCCTTCAGCTTTGAAAGCCGAGGAGCCGGTTGGTTCCATGGGCATAGACACGCCGCTGGCCTGCCTGTCAGACATGCAGCAGTTGCTGTTCAACTACTTCAAGCAGACCTTCGCCCAGGTGACCAACCCTGCGATTGATTCCATCCGCGAAGACCTGGTGATGTCTCTGAGCAGCTACATCGGCTCCGAGGGAAATATTCTCGATGAGAAGCCCAAGAACTGTCACACCCTGAAGCTTCGCCATCCCATCATCTCCAATTGGAGACTGGAAAAGCTCCGTCGCGTCAGTTGGGGCGACTTCCTCGCTACCACACTGCCTACGCTGTTCCGCGTGGAGGGTGGGGAAGAGGAACTCGCGAAATCAGTGGATGTGCTTTGTCATCGCGCCTCGCTGGCGATCAAATCGGGCTATACCTTGCTCATCCTCTCCGACCGCGGTGTGGATAAGGAGCAAGCTCCCATTCCCAGCCTGCTTGCGCTCTCGGCGGTTCACAACCATCTGGTCCGCGAGAAGACGCGCAACCAGGTCGCGCTGATTGTTGAATCCGGTGAGCCGCGCGAGATCATGCACTTTGCACTTCTCCTCGGCTACGGCGCAAGCGCGGTGAATCCGTATCTCGCCATCGAAACCCTGGAGAATATGTACGAGGACGGCGCATTTCCACCGGAGTACACCTGGGACAAAGTTTTCAAGAACTACATGAAAGCCATTGATAAGGGGCTTCTGAAAACTTTTTCCAAGATGGGAATCTCGACCCTGCAGAGTTATCAGGGCGCCCAGATCTTTG is a genomic window containing:
- a CDS encoding beta-propeller fold lactonase family protein; its protein translation is MKIPQLLKSVFALAVMASSAWLNLKAAEPLPTGKSITPAAAKGSIFQTLNPDLPAPFADFVADHAATTATSPDGNTLLILTSGFNLNADSTGAGVASASNEYVFVYDISVNPPVKRQVVQVPNTFDGIVWNPNGREFYVTGGSDDNVHIFDLKPTGWAEAPAAVQLGHGLGTDGLVGPAAAGIAVTDDGTRLIVANYENDSISIVSAVTRKKIGELDLRPGRNNPADSGVAGGEYPFWVSIMCNSTAYISSVRDREIVVVDISSSTPTIKARIPVKGQPLKTIFNKAENTLFAVLDATDRVAVIDTNTNKVRAYLKVTAPRNVFRNEEDFKGANPTSLALSPDEKTLYVTNGGTNSVAVIRLDEDGDGDLDSKVVGLIPTGWYPNSVSLSKNGSILYVVNGKSNTGPVPMACRNTPSIAPGSQNACTAANQYVWQRTKAGFLTLPVPTGDDLEDLTETVAKNNNFDSAEAREGSQLISALRHEIKHVIYVLKENRTYDQILGDLEEGNGDPSIVVFPEPITPNFHQIARQFVTLDNFYTSGEVSGDGWNWSTSARAADSIEKTEPINYAGRGLNYDYEGTNRNINVGFATLAERKAALPLTPNDPDLLPGTGDVSAPDGPDGETGAGYLWDAALRAGKSVRNYGFFLDLARYSIPASNPSFLPPTIRDPFAPVGTPFTPGASGTPIQVAFATKAALQGITDPYFRGFDMKAADFWRFKEWEREFDLYVKYHNLPSLELVRLPHDHFGSFGSAIDGVNTPNTQMADNDYAVGRLVQKVSNSIYRDSTVIFVLEDDSQDGPDHVDAHRSNLYIAGAHVKQDAVISERFTTVNVLRTIEELLGIKPLGINDGLEEPIADAFQARHEPWAFSAIVPDVLRSTALPLPPANASAKEASLFSLSLHDANYWEEKTRGMDFNNADNLDTARFNRVLWQGLMGESVAYPASRSGADLRQNRKSLLDEFKKNSSAQTTTSGGN